The genomic stretch TCAATGATGCCGAGATAGGCTTCTAAACGCTCAAAAGCCTCTTCGTTAACACTCCACGGAAAGTTATGCGCGGGGAGGGCAACCTCAGCTCCAAATAGAGAGTCTGCTATCCGAGTAGCTTGGCTCAAAAAGCAGTATTGCGGTGCTTTGCGATGATCATTCAAGACCCAGTGAATGTGCTGCCAATCCTCGAAAAAATACTCCTGCAGAAGCGGCAGCACCTGATTGCGAAAGATCGACTCTAGCAGTTCCAGGCTGCAATCATTGATCAGAGGCATGAAGTAGGCGTGACCTAAACAATGATCACGGTCCAGCAACGCCTCGATACGCTGGTTCATTATCCGTAGCAACTGGCCGATATTGACTCCATCCACGGACACGCTATCTAGCAGCTCAGGTCGTGGTGGCATCTCATGGAAGGTGAAACGCCGACGTAGTGCGATATCCAAGCCGGCCAGCGATCGGTCGGCGGTATTCATGGTGCCTATCAGATACAGATTAGACGGGACACTGAACTGACTTTTTGAGTAAGGCAACACAACAGAAAGCGCTTCTTCTGCCCCTGCTCGCTTGGACGGCTCAATCAAAGTGATCAACTCACCAAAGATCCGCGAGATATTGCCACGGTTGATTTCATCGATGATCAGAACACGCGCATTTGTCGACACAAAACCAGGCACAAGCTCCTCACCCTGCACAGAGTCACTCAATACACGTTCTACCAAAGCCGGCAATATGTTGTTGTAGCCATTGACTAGATAGGGCTCTAGTTTGGATTCCGTGACTAGATCAAAAACGCGCTTTTCACGAATATCCGCTAGGGTTAAGCGTTGCGCTCGGACGTAATCGGCAAGCGTATTTAACACGCTCATGCCCAGCGGCAAGCTTTTTCCATTTGGCTTTCGAAGTTCAACTAAATCAGCTGATGCGCTAACCACTACATAACCTGAACCAAAACGATCACCCACCTTAAACGGTGCTGCGTGCTGACTTAGCTCCGGCACGGGTACGGCAGCTCCCAACAAGCCACTCAGCTTGGCACTATCAATCGAGCCCTCTCGTAATTGATAGATGGTTGCCTGACTAAACGTCTTATTCATTAGCAATTCATACGGCAATGACGGTGAGTATACCCGCAACCAATTGACTTTACGGCACTGCCCATACCCCTCATCCGCATCTGCACGCTTAATCGCTTGATAATCGCTTGTGAATTCGCCGATGGCCCGGAATTTGTGATTACCCTCGGTAACTACCACTAAATCACCGGGTTTAACCTTCAACAGAAAAGCAGCTACCGCCGTTATGTTGTATGCATCTGGAGCAAGCTTGTAGCCGGCCTCAGCAAAGCGTTGATGTATGGCTTGGCGATCCTTACAACCGGTGAAGTCCACCTGTTCCCCGTAGCCCAACAACGCATAGCCACTGCTTATGCACTCATCGTAGATGTAGGCATCGTCGCCCAAGGTATTACCCAAGGACATTTTCCAAATGCGCCGACCGCTAATGTCAATCGACGTCTGCGCCTGCTGTGTAACCTTGGCGACAGCAGCCTCGCAGAGGCTTTTAAATACACCGTCGACCACTTCATAACGCAGCTGACCGTCTTCACCGGTCTCTGCACGTAAGCCCTCAACAAAGTCTTCGTAACTAAAACTTTGGTGAAAGGTGGTAATGCGGATTTGTCCCTTAGCAACAAAATCATCGAAACGCGCTTTGCGCTCAAATCGCTCTGCGCCCAGCGTATCAGGTGCAAGTATTCTCAACGCGGCGTCAATGGTTTCGTAAGTTTTGCCAGTCCCCGGAGGGCCAAAGAGGATTTGGTTTAAAGCTGGGCTGTTGTCATTCATCTGGGCTCCATCCTCTTGAGCGTGAAGCGAGTTAGTAGCGACCAAAGCTCTATCCAAATATTCTGCGAACCGCCGTACGGAAGGTCGAGCTGCGGCTGCGTATTAAATCGGCAGTAAAGCAGTGTTCCAGGCAATGTGAAAGAGCAGTCCGAATCCCCTCAGGATTCTTTGATTTGAACGACCACTTTTGGCCGATCTCTGTCTGTCGCCACCGTCAGCTTTGGACCCAGAGTGTGTAAAAACTCTTCGCCAAAATTGAAGTGCGTGCATCTAAGTTAAATCTGAAATTTATTGGCCTGTTAGTAGATGTGGATTTCGCATAGAAGCGCGATTTCCAGTCCTGTTTTGAGTACCTTTCGCGCCGAAAAAACGTTTTTACACCGCCTCGGCCGATTGCTGCCCTCGGGAAGGGTCGCTTAGGGGCGATCTCTGCCAGTTTGTCCTGCTGGATACAATCAGGCTTGGGATGCATTACCCCTCTTTAAGGGTTTGCTCATACGTTTTGGAAAAGCTTGAGAGATCAGTCTTAAGGACGAGACAAAGATCGCGAAGCTGAACAATATCGAGCCTTCTGACTCCTCGCTCCACATCACTCATGAATGACTGCGGTCTACCCAGGGCAGCAGAGCACTGTGCTTGAGTCATTCCGGACTCGACGCGCATGCGTTTTAGCACTTGAAGAAAAATCTCATGCTCACGTCGATAGATTGCTTTGGTCATTGCCGCGTATCTGGAGGGGCGGCTTACCAAGCTATATCTGCTTTTAAGATATCTGATTTTCAGATATTTTGTGCTGGGCATTGGCGTGAGTAAAAGTGATGAGGCAGATTTGGGAGCTATTTCGAGTGCTATGGATTGTTGGGAGTCTGCCGGTTGGTGCGTTGCTGCTGGTTGTGG from Pseudomonas fluorescens encodes the following:
- a CDS encoding AAA family ATPase, translated to MNDNSPALNQILFGPPGTGKTYETIDAALRILAPDTLGAERFERKARFDDFVAKGQIRITTFHQSFSYEDFVEGLRAETGEDGQLRYEVVDGVFKSLCEAAVAKVTQQAQTSIDISGRRIWKMSLGNTLGDDAYIYDECISSGYALLGYGEQVDFTGCKDRQAIHQRFAEAGYKLAPDAYNITAVAAFLLKVKPGDLVVVTEGNHKFRAIGEFTSDYQAIKRADADEGYGQCRKVNWLRVYSPSLPYELLMNKTFSQATIYQLREGSIDSAKLSGLLGAAVPVPELSQHAAPFKVGDRFGSGYVVVSASADLVELRKPNGKSLPLGMSVLNTLADYVRAQRLTLADIREKRVFDLVTESKLEPYLVNGYNNILPALVERVLSDSVQGEELVPGFVSTNARVLIIDEINRGNISRIFGELITLIEPSKRAGAEEALSVVLPYSKSQFSVPSNLYLIGTMNTADRSLAGLDIALRRRFTFHEMPPRPELLDSVSVDGVNIGQLLRIMNQRIEALLDRDHCLGHAYFMPLINDCSLELLESIFRNQVLPLLQEYFFEDWQHIHWVLNDHRKAPQYCFLSQATRIADSLFGAEVALPAHNFPWSVNEEAFERLEAYLGIIDHQAIASNSDIARQAEHGALTIRQLSSGTIEVWQDGKFLPIAKPALRDVAGQLGLALTNGKGSLHNTRALGRKVIEAIAVVNA
- a CDS encoding helix-turn-helix domain-containing protein — its product is MTKAIYRREHEIFLQVLKRMRVESGMTQAQCSAALGRPQSFMSDVERGVRRLDIVQLRDLCLVLKTDLSSFSKTYEQTLKEG